The DNA sequence TGAAAGAGTACCTGAACAACATCAGATTGTTGTTAGTCACTACCGGCCAAATGTCTACAGCCATGTTTAAAGATGTGGAGCCATCAAAGCTATTTTTTGCCCCTATAGTCAACCACATTCAGTTAGCAAAAGTGATTGTTGATAAGATAAATGTTGGCTACGTAGGATGCATATCAAAACCGTTTTATGCAAACTTTTTGCCGGGGGTCCGAACGGTTCCTCAGTGTATACAAGACTTTTGCAGATACATTTCTGAAATGGacaataaaatcaaagaatAGGACACgaaaattttatatttattcactttttttatttaactTGTTTAATTCGTTTTCGACTAATTCTGTAAATGCATCTCTATTGAAGAACCCCACAACATcaaagaatttattaaagCTCAATGCTGCATGAACTGATCTATCATTCAAAGTGATTGTAACATTGTAGATAGGATCCAATTTATTAGACGAAGTTGCTATAGCTAACTTGTTGCCTTTGTTATCGTAGCCAATGTATTTAacatttttgttgaaatgaTTGATCAAGTACAAAATGCCACTGATTATGCCATATAAAACACAGGCAATAACAGTAATATTGTAACTATCTTTCCATGTATATTTTTTATCGACCAAGAATAGTAATCCGGCTATTACCACTGTGGATAACCCCAACCCTAActtcaaatcaattaatgtGAATGACTCATTGTAGCcaagttgttgaaaaacCAAACCCAAATTATCATCGGTCGTTTGACGTAAGTCATTGACTGAGTTCAAA is a window from the Candida dubliniensis CD36 chromosome 4, complete sequence genome containing:
- a CDS encoding signal peptidase complex subunit, putative (Similar to S. cerevisiae SPC2;~In C. albicans: SPC2 is induced in filamentous growth - Kadosh D and Johnson AD (2005) Induction of the Candida albicans Filamentous Growth Program by Relief of Transcriptional Repression: A Genome-wide Analysis. Mol Biol Cell 16(6):2903-12), which codes for MSQLKKTNLNSVNDLRQTTDDNLGLVFQQLGYNESFTLIDLKLGLGLSTVVIAGLLFLVDKKYTWKDSYNITVIACVLYGIISGILYLINHFNKNVKYIGYDNKGNKLAIATSSNKLDPIYNVTITLNDRSVHAALSFNKFFDVVGFFNRDAFTELVENELNKLNKKSE